Proteins from a single region of Megalopta genalis isolate 19385.01 chromosome 3, iyMegGena1_principal, whole genome shotgun sequence:
- the Rap1 gene encoding RAS oncogene family member Rap1, which translates to MREYKIVVLGSGGVGKSALTVQFVQGIFVEKYDPTIEDSYRKQVEVDGQQCMLEILDTAGTEQFTAMRDLYMKNGQGFILVYSITAQSTFNDLQDLREQILRVKDTDDVPMVLVGNKCDLEDERVVGKEQGVNLARQFNCAFMETSAKAKINVIDIFYDLVRQINKKSPEKKLKQKKKSLCLLL; encoded by the exons ATGCGTGAATATAAAATAGTGGTGTTGGGCAGTGGAGGTGTAGGCAAGTCCGCACTCACTGTCCAGTTCGTTCAAGGAATCTTCGTCGAGAAGTACGACCCGACGATCGAGGACAGTTACCGGAAACAGGTCGAGGTCGACGGTCAACAATGTATGTTAGAAATCCTAGACACAGCCGGAACG GAACAATTCACAGCCATGAGGGACCTTTACATGAAGAACGGGCAGGGCTTCATCCTAGTTTACTCGATAACGGCGCAGTCCACGTTCAACGACCTGCAGGACCTCAGGGAGCAAATCCTGCGGGTGAAGGACACAGATGACGTACCGATGGTGTTGGTGGGCAACAAGTGCGACTTAGAAGACGAGAGGGTAGTGGGCAAAGAGCAGGGCGTCAACCTTGCCCGACAATTTAACTGTGCGTTCATGGAGACCTCTGCCAAAGCCAAAATTAATGTTATCGAT ATCTTCTACGACCTGGTTCGGCAAATCAACAAAAAGTCGCCAGAGAAGAAGCTGAAGCAGAAAAAGAAATCGCTGTGCCTACTTCTGTAA